The DNA segment CGGATCAGGTCATCGTCGGGGCAACCGGTGATCAATGGAAGACGGAACAAGCCAGCGAGAAAATCGATCGTCATTTAAAAGCACTGAGTGATGTCATCCTTGGCAACGCACTCAGCGGCAACAGCGACGAACTCCTCTTTATCGACGAGGCGGTAGAATATACAGAACTCCACCCGACTGAAACCGATCTGGTTTACCAAGATGCGAGCTTGGAAATCCGACAAGCATCGGCGAATCTAAGCCAACAAATCGAGGACCAAGCCCAAGTGGGCCGAGCAGGTTTACTCGCAGAATTGAAAACGGTTGTCAAACAGCCACGTCCCAACGACACCCCGAATCTCCAAACGGCATACGGAAAATTCAAGATCACTTCGATGAGGGAAACTGATCGAGATTTCCAAGCCGAACTGTTGTGGCAGCTCAGTCTTCCAACTCGTTTCGGCAACTATCAACAGATCGCCCGCTGGCACAGTCGCTGGATCCTAAGGGATCAGAACCCTCATTTGCTCTCGCTTTCCTTGATTGAGTTTCGAGAAGTGCAGGCTCAGGAACAACGAGGGTTCGTTGATTGCACGAATGCGGTCACACGCAGTGCAAGCAACTTTGCGCAACAATTCAGTAACTCGATGAACTACTGGCTCGATCGTCTGGAATATCGTTTTGCGATCTTGCCATCAAGTTATCAGGGGATCGCCATCGCCGACGTCAACGGCGACGGGCTGGAAGACATTTTCATTCCTCAACCGGGCGGCGTCGTTGGCGGACTTCCCAATCGGCTCTTGATACAACAGGCTGATGGAACGCTGCTCGACCGTTCGACAATTTCAGGCCTGGATTGGCTGATCGAGACTCACTCCGCATTGTTTGTCGATCTTGACAATGACGGTGACCAGGACATCATCGTCGCCACAGTAATGGGCCTCGTCTTTGCGGCAAATGACGGGACAGGGCGTTTTGAGAAACGAGGTGTAAAGCTGACGCCAGAAGCGCCTCCAAT comes from the Pirellulaceae bacterium genome and includes:
- a CDS encoding VCBS repeat-containing protein, whose translation is MRRFLVLIPTLVLLGCQIQTADPDRAAKTSAKPADPGDRKPATVEASLPSDQVIVGATGDQWKTEQASEKIDRHLKALSDVILGNALSGNSDELLFIDEAVEYTELHPTETDLVYQDASLEIRQASANLSQQIEDQAQVGRAGLLAELKTVVKQPRPNDTPNLQTAYGKFKITSMRETDRDFQAELLWQLSLPTRFGNYQQIARWHSRWILRDQNPHLLSLSLIEFREVQAQEQRGFVDCTNAVTRSASNFAQQFSNSMNYWLDRLEYRFAILPSSYQGIAIADVNGDGLEDIFIPQPGGVVGGLPNRLLIQQADGTLLDRSTISGLDWLIETHSALFVDLDNDGDQDIIVATVMGLVFAANDGTGRFEKRGVKLTPEAPPMSLTAADFDHDSDLDIYVCCYSPRTSSSLMGRPIPYHDANNGGRNLLLRNDRDWRFRDVTQLVGLDTNNRRFSFAAAWEDYDNDNDMDLYVANDYGRNNLFRNEGGKFTDVAAELGVEDISAGMSATWGDYNRDGWMDLYISNMWSSAGKRIAYQRQFQPKASGDTRSYLRRHARGNSLFANQLGSGQSTFQDTSLTSGVTMGRWAWASRFVDLNNSGYLDLVVANGFITQEDTNDL